The window GGATGCGTGGAACCCCGAGACCCACCTGCCGCGTTCGGCGTTGCCGACGGCTGGCGCCTTTCACAAACGTCTGAACGATGGCCAGTTCGACGCCGACACGTACGACCGTGAAGCGCCAAAAAGGGTACTCGACACGCTCTACTAAACGCTGAACTACAAACAACGCAGAACCCTGTGGGAGCTGGCTTGCCAGCGATGGCGTCGGCACATCAAACATTGATGTCGACTGAACCACCGCTATCGCTGGCAAGCCAGCTCCCACAGGTTATGTGTTGCCACAGGTTATGTGTGATGTCTTACAGAGTCAGGATCATCTCGTGCCACGCCATGCCGCCGTGGTCGGACTCGGACGGTTTGATGTAGGCGAAGCCAAACCCGGCATACAGCGGAATGTGCTTTTCCTTGCACATCAGGTGAATCGTCGCTTTATCCATCCCGCGCATGCGGTCGATGAATTCGGCCATCAAGCGCTTGGCCAGGCCCTGGCCCTGATAATCCGGGTGCACCACCACCGACATGATCACCACGTTCGGCCCCGCCGGATCGTGGCCGATCAGTTCCTTGAACGCCTCGTCCGACATCTGCACATCAAACGCCGCGCCCGAGTTGACGAAACCGGCGACCACGCCATCCACTTCGGCCACGATAAAGCCCTCGGGCCAGGTGGCAATGCGCGTGGCGATCTTTTCGCGGGTGGCGGCTTCGTCGCCTTCATAGGCAACGGTTTCGATGGCGTAGCAGCGGTCCAGGTCGGCAGCGGTGACGTTGCGAATGACGGTGTTCATGGCAGCTCGGAAATCAGCGGAAAAAGTGCGCCCAGCTTAAAGGAATAAGGTGTTCATATCGATCCGTGCGGGCAGCGTAAAGCCTGCGTATAAGCGCTTTTCTTCAGGTCCAGGGGCGGCTATTGCTGTGGAGTGTCTCTGATTACCCTTGGGGGAAACCGTTTATGAGCAGCGTTGAAATCGGTCTGTTGATGGTGTTGGGCATCAGTACGTTCGGCTTTATCACCCTGGGCATCGACCTGTTGCGGGCGCGCCGTAAACAGCGGTGAAAGCATGAGGCGGATCATTGATCCGCCTCATTGTTGTGTGCTCAGGCTCTTTTGCTGTCGACCGGCACGCAGATTTCCAGCTTGCCGGTGTGCAGCTTCGGATTGAAATCGGCGCTGTAGCGTTCCAGCTCAGGGGCGTTGAGTTCCACGTAGTGAGAGCTTGGCAGCCAGGTTTTGTAGATGTATTGCAGGGTCTGCGGCAACTGATCGAGCGGCCCTTTGTGTTCAAACACCGCGTACTGCCGGGGCAGCACTTCGACCCACTGGTAGACCTTCTGGTCGAGGTCATCGAGTTTGCTGATTTCCACCCCGGCGATGTAATCGAAGCCACCCTTGCCGTCGAAGTTGCTGCAAACCCCGTAGGTCACTTCGTTTTTTTGTCCCTGAATCTTTCCCAGGTGCGGCAAGAACTTTTCCCACAGCGCGGGGATGTCCTTTGCGGTGTCTTGGGTAAATCGACCGCGAAAACCTGCAATCAGCAGAAAGTGTCCATGTTCGAAGCGAGGTTCAGCCACTTCGACGCGTTTTTGCTCATCCATGACTCGACTCCTGGAACAAAGAAGGGGTTCGGCTGGGAGTATAGAAAGCCAAAACCAATTCGCACGGTTACAGCGAATGCAACTGCTCGACGGCACCGGACCCGACAAACTCGTTATAACCCGATACGATCACGTACACCGCGAAATAGCAGAAGATCGCCGCAGATGCCATGTAGGAATAGCGCAACAGCTTGTCACCCAACAGCTTGCCGCCGTGGCTCGCGGCGAAGCACAAACCGGCCGACCACAGCAGCCCCGCGCAGAGAAAACCACCAAGGAACAACGCCGAACTTAGGGGGCCACCGCCACCGGAACGGGCGATCAGCGTGCCACCGACGGCGGCGAACCAGAGGATTGCGCTCGGTGAGGACATCGCGAGGAAGATCCCGCGAAAGAACTCCTTGCGATGGGAGTTCTGCCCCACTTCGGCCGTCGCCGCCAACTGCGCCTCGTGATGGATCGCCGAATAAATCATCTTCGCCGCAAAGTAGATCAGCAGCGCCGAACCGCCGATCCACAGGACCCAGCGCACGCTTTCGTATTGCAGCAAAACGGTCATCCCGGCCAGCGCCAGCACCGCATAAATCAGATCACCAACGCAGGTGCCGAGGCCGAGCGCGAAGCCCTGAAAGTAACCACGCTGCATCGCCAAAGTGATCATTGCGATGTTGGCCACGCCAATGTCCAGGCACAGCGAAAGGCTCAGCAAGAAGCCGCTGGTGAATTCCATCTACCGATTTCCTTGGGAAAATTTGTTTACGCACAGGCTGGACAGTCTGCCATCACAGCCCTTATCTTCGCCAACAGGTCACCGCAGTGACCAGCGTCGCTCGGACGGTTCCGGGCGCTTACGTTATCCGAGGCAACAATGGCCGAACAAGGTTCGCCGCGCCGCTTTGCGCGCATAGATCGACTCCCCCCTTACGTTTTCAACATCACCGCCGAGCTGAAGATGGCCGCGCGGCGTCGTGGTGAAGACATCATCGACTTGAGCATGGGCAACCCCGATGGGGCCACGCCGCCGCACATTGTCGAAAAACTCGTACAAGTCGCTCAACGCGAAGACACCCACGGTTATTCCACGTCCAAGGGCATTCCACGCCTGCGCCGGGCGATTTCCAACTGGTACAAGCAACGCTACGAGGTCGACATCGACCCGGAAAGCGAAGCCATCGTCACCATCGGTTCCAAGGAAGGCCTGGCGCATTTGATGCTGGCGACCCTGGATCAGGGCGATACGGTGCTGGTGCCAAACCCGAGTTATCCGATTCACATTTACGGTGCGGTGATTGCCGGCGCGCAGGTGCGTTCGGTGCCGCTGGTGCCCGGTGTAGACTTCTTCGCCGAGCTGGAACGAGCGATTCGCGGCTCGATCCCGAAGCCGAAAATGATGATCCTCGGCTTCCCGTCCAACCCCACCGCGCAGTGCGTGGAGCTGGATTTCTTCGAACGGGTGATCGCCCTCGCCAAGCAATACGACGTGCTGGTGATTCATGATCTGGCCTACGCTGACATCGTCTACGACGGCTGGAAAGCCCCGTCGATCATGCAGGTGCCGGGCGCCAAGGACATCGCGGTGGAATTTTTCACCCTGTCCAAGAGCTACAACATGGCCGGCTGGCGCATCGGCTTCATGGTCGGTAATCCGGAACTGGTCAACGCTCTGGCGCGGATCAAGAGCTATCACGACTACGGCACCTTCACCCCGCTGCAAGTCGCGGCGATTGCTGCGTTGGAAGGCGATCAACAGTGCGTGCGCGATATCGCCGAGCAATATCGTCAGCGCCGCAACGTGCTGGTCAAAGGCCTGCATGAGCTGGGTTGGATGGTCGAGAATCCAAAGGCGTCGATGTATGTCTGGGCGAAGATTCCCGAGGCGTATGCGCATCTGGGTTCGCTGGAGTTCGCCAAGAAGCTGCTGGCCGAGGCCAAGGTCTGCGTCTCGCCGGGGGTGGGTTTTGGTGAGTATGGCGACGATCACGTGCGTTTTGCGCTGATCGAAAACCAGGACCGGATTCGTCAGGCCGTGCGCGGGATTCGCGGGATGTTCCGGGCGGATGGCTTAGTTACCAAATAACTGACCCACCTGGGATCGTTCCCACGCTCCGCGTGGGAATGCCTCAATGGACGCTCTGCGTCCGCTTTGGGACGCAGAGCGTCCCGGGCTGCATTCCCACGCAGAGCGTGGGAACGATCCGCAAACCACGAAATCCGCCCACAAAAAAACCGCATCGCTGCGGTTTTTTTGTGCCTGCGAGGTCGGTTACACGAACAGCGACAACAGCAGGATAAAGCCCAACGCGACGATGGAGAGGATGGTTTCCATCGCGGTCCAGGTCTTGAAGGTTTCAGCGACGGTCATGTTGAAGTACTGCTTCACCAACCAGAAACCGGCGTCGTTGACGTGGGACAGGATCAGCGAACCGGCACCCGTCGCGAGCACCAGCAGCTCACGGTTGACGCCCGGAATCATCCCCACCACCGGCACCACAATGCCTGCACCGGTAATGGTCGCAACGGTCGCCGAACCGGTTGCAATGCGGATCACCGCAGCTACCAGCCAAGCCAACAGAATCGGCGAGATCTGCGCGCTGACCGCCATGTGGCCGATCACGTCGCCCACGCCGCTGGTAACTAGCATCTGCTTGAAGCCGCCGCCGGCACCGATGATCAGAATGATCGCGGCGGTCGGCGCCAGGCTCGCGTCGAGCCACTTGAGCATCTGCTGAGAACCGATGCCCTGTTTGTGGCCAAAGGTGTACAGCGACAGCAGCAACGCCAGCAGCAGTGCCGAGATCGGGTGACCGATCATGTCCATCCAGGTGCGGAAGAAATGACCGTCCGGCAGCGCCACGTCAGCAAAGGTTTTCAGCAGCATCAGGAACACCGGCAGCAGCACGGTGATCAGGGTGATGCTGAAGCTCGGCAGTTTCGCCGAGTCATCGTTTTCACGGGCCAGTTGATCGACCAGTTCCTGGTTCGGATGACCGGGAATGTGCTTGGCGATGAACGTACCGAAGATCGGACCGGCGATAATTGCCGTCGGCAGCGCGACGATCAGACCGTACAGAATGGTCTTGCCGATGTCGGCGCCGAACACGCCGATGGCCAGCAGCGGGCCCGGGTGCGGTGGCACCAGACCGTGCACGGCAGACAGACCGGCGAGCAGCGGGATACCGATCTTGATGATCGACACACCGGTGCGGCGCGCGACGATGAACACCAGCGGAATCAGCAGGACAAAGCCGATTTCGAAGAACAACGGAATGCCCACCAGAAACGCGGCGAACATCATCGCCCACTGGACTTTGTCTTTACCGAACGCGCGAATCAGGGTCTGCGCGATCTGATCGGCACCGCCAGACTCAGCCATCATTTTGCCGAGCATGGTGCCCAGCGCGAGGATGATGCCGACGAAACCGAGCACGCCACCGAAGCCGTCCTGGAACGCCTTGATGATCGTGCCGATCGGCATGCCGGACGTCAGGCCGAGGAACGCGGCCGCGATGGTCAGGGAGATAAATGGATGAATCTTGAACTTGGTGATCAGGATGATAAGTCCGATCACCGTCACTACTGCATCGAGCAGCAGGTAGGCGTCGTGGGACATGCCAAACATTGGGGGTGTCTCCTGGCTTGTTGTTGTTATTAAAGCGGGTTAAACAGAATTCGTGAGGACAGCGCTAGCTCTTTCAACACACTCATACCGCCTGCTTCAAACCGTGGGCCTGCCACCAGACATGAGCCTGGGACGCCAGTTCTTCAACGCTGTGGATCGAGGCATTCAACGCCAGGGTCAACGGCTCGCCTTTAGGCGATTCGAGGGTGGCGAACTGGCTTTCGATCAACGTGGCCGGCATGAAGTGGCCCGGACGATGGGACACGCGGTCGGCCGCGACTTCAGGGGTCAGCTCAAGAAACACGAAGCCCAGGCCCGGCAAGGCGCTGCGCAACACTTCGCGATAACTGTGTTTAAGGGCCGAGCAGGTCAGCACCGGGTGTTCGCCCAGCGCATCGACGCGACGCAGTTCATCGCACAGGCTGTCGAGCCAGCCGGCACGGTCGTCGTCGTTCAGGGGGATCCCCGCGCTCATCTTTTCGATGTTCGCGGCCGGATGGAAAGTATCGCCTTCAATGGCAGTGGCGCCGCTCAATTGGCACAGGGCCTCGCTGACGCACGTCTTGCCGCAACCGGCAACGCCCATGATGACCAGGGCGGTGATGGGATGACTCATATAACACCTCAGCGCGCAGACAGCGCTACCTTTGCTAGCTATGACTCTAGTGCACAGGCAGAAGTTGCCGACGCCTTCTTGTCGTTTTTTTGGGTTGCAGCAGGTTTTGTTCCCAGCGCCAAAAAGCGAAGATCAGGCAGGACCTCGCTTACGCATTTACAGCTGCATCAGGACAGCGCTACCTTAGTGCCTTGATTTTTGTTTGGCAAGCCGCCCGATGACCACCCCTAAAAACGATAAAAATACCCGCACCACCGGCCGTCCCACCCTGAATGAAGTTGCCCGTTTGGCCGGCGTCAGCCCGATTACCGCCTCGCGCGCCTTGCGCGGGGTCAGCACCGTGGCCACTGAACTTGTGGAGAAAGTGCAAAAAGCCGCCAGTGAACTCAACTACGTGGTCAACCCCGCCGCCCGCGCTTTGGCCTCGGCGCAGAGCCATTCGGTGGTGGTTCTGGTGCCCTCGTTATCCAACCTCTTGTTCATCGATACGCTGGAAGCCATCCATCGGGTGTTGACGCCCAAGGGCTTCGAAGTGCTGATCGGCAACTTCCACTACTCGCGCGATGAAGAAGAAAACCTGTTGCGCAACTACATGGCTTATCAGCCACGCGGCTTTCTGCTGACCGGGTTTGATCGCACCGAAAGTTCGCGACGAATGCTCGAGGCCAGCAATATTCCCTGCGTCTACATGATGGAACTGGACAGTGCGGCAGGGGTGAATTGCGTGGGATTCTCGCAACTCAGTGCCGGTGAAACCGCGGCCGAGCATTTGCTTTCTCGCGGGCGCAAGCGTCTGGCTTATATAGGCGCACAACTCGATCAGCGCACATTGCTGCGCGGCGAAGGTTTCCGCAAAGCCCTGCAGAAGGCCGGCAAGTACGACCCGGATCTGGAAGTGCTGACACCGCGCTCCTCTTCAGTTGGTTTAGGCGGTGAGTTGTTCCTGCAATTGCTCGCGGCGCATCCGGATGTCGATGCGATCTTCTTTGGTAACGACGACCTGGCGCAGGGCGCACTGCTCGAAGCGCTGCGTATCGGGATCAAGATTCCCGAGCAAGTGGCGATTCTCGGCTTCAACGATCTGCCGATGTCCGAGCACATGGTGCCGCGCCTGAGCAGCATCAACACCCCGCGCGAGGCGATCGGCCGGCGCGCAGCCGAGCAGATGCTGACATTGATGGCCGGCAACAGCGTGGCGCGGCCGGTGGAAGACATGGGCTTCGAACTGAAAATCCGCGAAAGCACCTGACCCCACATTTTTTGTGGCACTCACAAACCCAGGGGGCAATCGCAATCCCTGTGGGAGCTGGCTTGCCAGCGATGGCGTCAGGTCAGTCGATAAATGGTTGGCTGACACGACGCTATCGCTGGCAAGCCAGCTCCCACATTGGATATTCACTGTTTCTAATGGCTGAGTAATTCAACCAGTGCCAATGCGCCCTTCTGGAGCGGCTGGCTCTTGAGCCATACGGCATGCACCGGCAGCACCAGGCCGTTTTCGATGTTGCGAAAATTCAGCCGTTTCAAGCGGCCGCTGTCCAGCCACGGCTGCACCACCGACAGTGGGAAGTTGCCCCAGCCCAATCCCGCCTCGACCATTTCCATCGCCGTCTCAAGGCTGTCGGTGCGCCAGTGCGATTGCGCCACCAGCGGCCGTGTATCGCTGATCGGCAAATCACGGCTGGCGACGAAGATCTGCCGGACGTGCACCAGATCCTCCAAAAACAAACCCTTCCCCTGCAACAACGGACTGTCCGCCGCCAGTGTGGCGATCATTCGCTCGCTGCCGACAAACTGAAACTGCTCCAGCACGTTCACGCTCAACCCGGCAAACGCCAGGCACACGCTGACACGGCCACTGTGCAGCATCGCCAGCACGTCATCCTGCGGTGCAGTCAGCACTTCGATGTCGAGCAGCGGATGGCGCTCGGTCATCACCTTGATCGCCGCCAGCAAGCGCCGACGGTCGATGTCCGCCACCACACCGATCGACAGCTTGCTCTCCAGGCCCAACGACAACTCCACCGCGTGCACCCGCAATTGCTTGAGTTGCTCGGCGATCAGCCGCGCATGCGGCACCAATGACAATGCCATCGCCGTCGGCTGCGGTTCGCGGTGGCTACGGTCGAACAACGGATAACCGAGTTCCGCCTCAAGATTGCCGATGCCCATGCTCACTGCCGACGGGACTTTGCCCAGCGCACGGGCAGCGGCGGAAAACGAGCCGCGCTCTATCACCGCGAGGAACAGTTCGATGCTGTCGCTGTTGAAATTCACGCCTACCACCTATCAATAAAACTGAAAGCTACTGACTTTTTCTGTCAGCACTATTGAAGCTATCTTTCGTCGCCTGCGCCAGCCCCGCTGGCCAATGAATTTGAAGAAAGAGGCAAACCCCCATGCAAGGCGTCAAACGCAAACTGGTCTACGTGTCGCTCTACGAAGTGATCGGCATGACCTTCTCCGCCCTCGGCCTGGCGTTGTTGTCCGGGACGTCACCGGGCAGCACCGGGCCATTGGCGGTGATCATCACCACCATCGCCGTGACCTGGAATTTCATTTACACCTCGCTGTTCGAGCACTGGGAAAGCCGTCAACCGTCGCGCACCCGCACAGTGAAACGGCGGATTGCCCACGCCATCGGGTTTCAACTGACGCTGATCGTGTTCCTCATTCCGTTGATCGCCTGGTGGATGAACATCAGTCTGGTGCAGGCATTTCTGTTGGATCTGGCGCTGATCATCTTCATTCCTTGCTACACGTTTGCCTTCAACTGGCTGTTTGATCGAGTGTTCGGCTTGCCAGCCTCAGCGCTACCGGATTCGACCGCTGCGGCATAAATCGTTAATTCGTAAACAGATATTGCGAGAAATCAGCGGTTTATCCGGATAAACCGCCGATATTCACAATCCATGAACTCCGATAGCAGGCTAAGCTTTTCCATCAATAAAAAATGGATCAGCCCATGACTGCTCACGCCCCCGCCGCCGCGCAAAGCGACGGCATCGACCCGATTCGCGCCGCCCAGGTGTCCGCCCGCATCGACCGCCTCCCGGCTGTCGCGACGATCTGGCGACTGGTGGCGCTGCTGTCGATCGGTGGATTTTTCGAACTCTACGACCTGTTCCAGACCGCCTATATCAGCCCCGGTCTGATCCGCGACGGCATCTTCGCCACCGGCAATCAGGGTGTGTTCGGTTTCTCCGATCAGGCAGCTTTTGCCTCGGCGACCTTCCTAGGCCTGTTCCTCGGCGCCAGTCTGCTCAGCCCGTTGGCGGATCGCTTTGGCCGCCGCGCCATCTTTACCTTCGCGCTGGTCTGGTACACGGTCGCAACGGTGCTGATGGGCATTCAGAGTTCGGCATTGGGGATCATCTGCATGCGTTTTCTGGTGGGCATCGGTCTGGGCATCGAACTGGTGACCATCGACGCCTACCTCTCGGAACTGGTGCCCAAGCGCATGCGCAGCTCGGCGTTTGCCTTCGCGTTTTTCGTGCAGTTCCTGTCGGTACCGGCGGTGGCGTTGATGTCGTGGTGGCTGGTACCGCAGGCGCCGTTCGGCGTCAGTGGCTGGCGCTGGGTGGTGTTGGCCAGCGCGGTGTTTGCGCTGTTCATCTGGTGGTTGCGCAAGCGTCTGCCGGAGTCGCCGCGCTGGCTCGCTCAGCATGGCCGTTTCGATGAGGCCAATCGGATTCTCGACGGCATTGAAGCTCGTTGCGAGAAAGATCACGGTAAACCGCTGGATGCCCCCGAGGCCGTCCCCGTGGACGTTGAAGGCAAGGGCCGTTTCGCCGACATCTGGCAGCCGCCCTATCGCCGGCGAGCGCTGATGCTGATCGTCTTCCACATCTTCCAGGCCATCGGTTTCTTCGGCTTCGGCAACTGGCTGCCGGCGCTGCTTTCCGGCCAGGGCGTCAGCGTTACTCACAGCCTGATGTACGCCTTCATCATCACTCTCGCCTACCCGCTCGGGCCGTTGCTGTTCGTGAAGTTCGCCAACCGTTTCGAGAACAAATGGCAGATTGTCGGCTCGGCCCTTGGCGCCATGACCTTCGGTACTTTGTTTGCCCTGCAGACCAGTGCGTTCGGACTGATCTTCTGTGGGGTGATGATCACCTTCTGCAACGCCTGGCTGAGCTTCAGTTATCACTCCTACCAGAGCGAATTGTTCCCGACCAATATCCGCGCCCGGGCGGTGGGTTTCTGCTATTCGTTCAGTCGCTTGTCGACGGTATTCAGCAGTCTGTTGATCGGCCTGTTTCTCGACAATTTCGGTACGCCCGGGGTGTTGGCGTTCATTGTCAGCAGCATGTTGATCGTGATGCTGACCATCGGCTACTTCGGCCCGCGCACGCGCAATCTGGCGCTGGAGAACATTGCCCATCGCTGAGGACCGGCGGTCATCTTCTGCCGTCTATCGGCAACGGCTGACCGCTTTTCATCGCCGGCTTGTTGACCAACCTTTTGAAATACAAGCACTTGCGGGACGGGCACGTTAATTGCTGCTGTACGGCAGTCAGCAATTACCTACAGGTCAATTCATCATGTTGGTCAGTGCCAAACATCAGCAAATCATCCATCTGCCCAAGCAGTTGAATGACGACGCCACCTCCACCGCCGCAGCCGGTCTGCAGGGCGGCCTGCACGGTGCCATGCTGCAGACGTTGCAGAACCAGACTCAGGCGCAAGCCACCGACGCGACCGACAAGGTCCAGGATTCGGCTACGCAGATCGCTACTCAGCAAGTTGCCGAGGCGACGCGCATCAGCGACAACGTCGACGAAGCGTTCGCCAAGACCCGCGTCAACCTGCAAGCCACCGATATCTCCGACGCGACCAAAGCCACTCCTTCGGCTACCGACGAGTTCAAGGACTACATGAGCAAGTCGCCGGAACAGCGTCTGCGCGACAACATCCTCCGGGATCTGGGCATTACCGAAGAAGACATCCAGAACATGCCGCCAGAGAAACAACTGGCAATCGGCAAGGAGATCGCCGAGCGCATGCAGGACAAGATGAAGTTGGCGCAGTCCGAGAAAGAAAACGTCAATGACGTGAAGGACAGCGACAAGTTGGCGGACAAGTTTCTCGCCGCGCTTTGATCGCTACGTGTTTGATAAAAAAGTCCTGAAAGGGACTTTTTTTATTTTCAGCAGGTAGACCACTCGTCGCATAAACCCCGCCACCTGTAAT of the Pseudomonas sp. Seg1 genome contains:
- a CDS encoding PACE efflux transporter, which codes for MQGVKRKLVYVSLYEVIGMTFSALGLALLSGTSPGSTGPLAVIITTIAVTWNFIYTSLFEHWESRQPSRTRTVKRRIAHAIGFQLTLIVFLIPLIAWWMNISLVQAFLLDLALIIFIPCYTFAFNWLFDRVFGLPASALPDSTAAA
- a CDS encoding GntP family permease, with product MFGMSHDAYLLLDAVVTVIGLIILITKFKIHPFISLTIAAAFLGLTSGMPIGTIIKAFQDGFGGVLGFVGIILALGTMLGKMMAESGGADQIAQTLIRAFGKDKVQWAMMFAAFLVGIPLFFEIGFVLLIPLVFIVARRTGVSIIKIGIPLLAGLSAVHGLVPPHPGPLLAIGVFGADIGKTILYGLIVALPTAIIAGPIFGTFIAKHIPGHPNQELVDQLARENDDSAKLPSFSITLITVLLPVFLMLLKTFADVALPDGHFFRTWMDMIGHPISALLLALLLSLYTFGHKQGIGSQQMLKWLDASLAPTAAIILIIGAGGGFKQMLVTSGVGDVIGHMAVSAQISPILLAWLVAAVIRIATGSATVATITGAGIVVPVVGMIPGVNRELLVLATGAGSLILSHVNDAGFWLVKQYFNMTVAETFKTWTAMETILSIVALGFILLLSLFV
- the alaC gene encoding alanine transaminase, with protein sequence MAEQGSPRRFARIDRLPPYVFNITAELKMAARRRGEDIIDLSMGNPDGATPPHIVEKLVQVAQREDTHGYSTSKGIPRLRRAISNWYKQRYEVDIDPESEAIVTIGSKEGLAHLMLATLDQGDTVLVPNPSYPIHIYGAVIAGAQVRSVPLVPGVDFFAELERAIRGSIPKPKMMILGFPSNPTAQCVELDFFERVIALAKQYDVLVIHDLAYADIVYDGWKAPSIMQVPGAKDIAVEFFTLSKSYNMAGWRIGFMVGNPELVNALARIKSYHDYGTFTPLQVAAIAALEGDQQCVRDIAEQYRQRRNVLVKGLHELGWMVENPKASMYVWAKIPEAYAHLGSLEFAKKLLAEAKVCVSPGVGFGEYGDDHVRFALIENQDRIRQAVRGIRGMFRADGLVTK
- a CDS encoding gluconokinase encodes the protein MSHPITALVIMGVAGCGKTCVSEALCQLSGATAIEGDTFHPAANIEKMSAGIPLNDDDRAGWLDSLCDELRRVDALGEHPVLTCSALKHSYREVLRSALPGLGFVFLELTPEVAADRVSHRPGHFMPATLIESQFATLESPKGEPLTLALNASIHSVEELASQAHVWWQAHGLKQAV
- a CDS encoding LysR family transcriptional regulator, translated to MNFNSDSIELFLAVIERGSFSAAARALGKVPSAVSMGIGNLEAELGYPLFDRSHREPQPTAMALSLVPHARLIAEQLKQLRVHAVELSLGLESKLSIGVVADIDRRRLLAAIKVMTERHPLLDIEVLTAPQDDVLAMLHSGRVSVCLAFAGLSVNVLEQFQFVGSERMIATLAADSPLLQGKGLFLEDLVHVRQIFVASRDLPISDTRPLVAQSHWRTDSLETAMEMVEAGLGWGNFPLSVVQPWLDSGRLKRLNFRNIENGLVLPVHAVWLKSQPLQKGALALVELLSH
- a CDS encoding MFS transporter, with the protein product MTAHAPAAAQSDGIDPIRAAQVSARIDRLPAVATIWRLVALLSIGGFFELYDLFQTAYISPGLIRDGIFATGNQGVFGFSDQAAFASATFLGLFLGASLLSPLADRFGRRAIFTFALVWYTVATVLMGIQSSALGIICMRFLVGIGLGIELVTIDAYLSELVPKRMRSSAFAFAFFVQFLSVPAVALMSWWLVPQAPFGVSGWRWVVLASAVFALFIWWLRKRLPESPRWLAQHGRFDEANRILDGIEARCEKDHGKPLDAPEAVPVDVEGKGRFADIWQPPYRRRALMLIVFHIFQAIGFFGFGNWLPALLSGQGVSVTHSLMYAFIITLAYPLGPLLFVKFANRFENKWQIVGSALGAMTFGTLFALQTSAFGLIFCGVMITFCNAWLSFSYHSYQSELFPTNIRARAVGFCYSFSRLSTVFSSLLIGLFLDNFGTPGVLAFIVSSMLIVMLTIGYFGPRTRNLALENIAHR
- a CDS encoding GyrI-like domain-containing protein; translation: MDEQKRVEVAEPRFEHGHFLLIAGFRGRFTQDTAKDIPALWEKFLPHLGKIQGQKNEVTYGVCSNFDGKGGFDYIAGVEISKLDDLDQKVYQWVEVLPRQYAVFEHKGPLDQLPQTLQYIYKTWLPSSHYVELNAPELERYSADFNPKLHTGKLEICVPVDSKRA
- a CDS encoding LysE family transporter; protein product: MEFTSGFLLSLSLCLDIGVANIAMITLAMQRGYFQGFALGLGTCVGDLIYAVLALAGMTVLLQYESVRWVLWIGGSALLIYFAAKMIYSAIHHEAQLAATAEVGQNSHRKEFFRGIFLAMSSPSAILWFAAVGGTLIARSGGGGPLSSALFLGGFLCAGLLWSAGLCFAASHGGKLLGDKLLRYSYMASAAIFCYFAVYVIVSGYNEFVGSGAVEQLHSL
- a CDS encoding GNAT family N-acetyltransferase — translated: MNTVIRNVTAADLDRCYAIETVAYEGDEAATREKIATRIATWPEGFIVAEVDGVVAGFVNSGAAFDVQMSDEAFKELIGHDPAGPNVVIMSVVVHPDYQGQGLAKRLMAEFIDRMRGMDKATIHLMCKEKHIPLYAGFGFAYIKPSESDHGGMAWHEMILTL
- a CDS encoding LacI family DNA-binding transcriptional regulator produces the protein MTTPKNDKNTRTTGRPTLNEVARLAGVSPITASRALRGVSTVATELVEKVQKAASELNYVVNPAARALASAQSHSVVVLVPSLSNLLFIDTLEAIHRVLTPKGFEVLIGNFHYSRDEEENLLRNYMAYQPRGFLLTGFDRTESSRRMLEASNIPCVYMMELDSAAGVNCVGFSQLSAGETAAEHLLSRGRKRLAYIGAQLDQRTLLRGEGFRKALQKAGKYDPDLEVLTPRSSSVGLGGELFLQLLAAHPDVDAIFFGNDDLAQGALLEALRIGIKIPEQVAILGFNDLPMSEHMVPRLSSINTPREAIGRRAAEQMLTLMAGNSVARPVEDMGFELKIREST